In Aspergillus luchuensis IFO 4308 DNA, chromosome 1, nearly complete sequence, the following are encoded in one genomic region:
- a CDS encoding vWFA and PH domain-containing RING finger protein (COG:O;~EggNog:ENOG410PFGQ;~InterPro:IPR001841,IPR011993,IPR001849,IPR002035, IPR036465,IPR013083;~PFAM:PF15411,PF13768,PF00092) has translation MWKHRPSPRSDFTSGNDDSSGPHTSERGSSARPKKKSPLHFFSNSKSRSPPPAPRTFTYIPLERPETGYSAQTARSRAPSTTANSVYSSQQDPGWPSDSHNSSRVSFNSRSGRPMAGLMDVDRTRTRRDRTFVGTECAICDEPLEHTLRGERVLQFSCTHVSHEACFYEYIREFEGQYCPTCDAPLGLDTSRGGNMLDLEKLSNIVRSVTSDAATHRSGMSNLPPWEPVPAQARRPSDAGSHAGSRPHNRDSRDTYVRRDSRDNSSHRERVERLTMGSRQHHSRNGSVAGSSDYNESHQHAANGRRHDYDVQAMESDLSPRPAVTKNPIPAPTVTIRSEFPTLNRSRQQQSLTCLITVEVPEGSWQPDASDLTANGKDQPQDEPYGAMRFPPNQEPKPVPYESQENLDDLAEDLRNKVDNWHGLEFNRFGKLRLHGHMSVGKDRTSWQELECYLFGEMLICVKEKKNTQRRPYDDEQSKPKPTRCTLKGSILIKKHLNSMEAAADEPILALNLSVSELPCFYLRFPNRNQLELWRRSLLDLHPIESTSPNNDYDYDNSGAEEEEYRNNPIKRQASINSSYGAARSINTAITDYTSMGNESPAPSIHIPLDLVVVIPVSSSMQGLKITLLRDALRFLVQSLGPRDRMGLVTFGSSSGGVPIVGMTTKSWGGWPKILESIRPVGQKSLRADVVEGANVAMDLLMQRKSSNPISTILLISDTSTSDPDSVDFVVSRAEAAKVNIHSFGLGLTHKPDTIIELSTRTKGSYVYVKDWMMLRECVAGCLGALQTTSHQNVKLKLRLPEGSPAKFVKISGALHTTKRATGRDAEAALGDLRFGDKRDVLVQLVIPPDNSTQDTTPQDAWESLVSGLEALGGMSDGDDQRVASVEEVPLIQADLTYGDFLREGHLTHSPRPSLLAITMLPPNPKAKPGRPSSPPIPPHPSIVQRRMELLTSDMLTRALTLVSRGQHDRAQHLLTETRSILKGLGKGGLPPLPPGARPAGTSDSGSRADTPTSSSPKSSMFDGHSSAASDTATITSVSAVDGQTMTALDADLQSALEWINHPAVFSRDSRKAVLQGIGVISSQRAYTFRSPSEAHWAQRVAGVRRLTERSKEWRETGDDALTEE, from the exons ATGTGGAAACATCGGCCCTCTCCCAGATCGGATTTCACGTCTGGGAATGACGATTCTTCTGGCCCTCACACATCCGAGCGTGGCAGCAGTGCTCGTCCTAAAAAGAAGTCTCCGCTCC ACTTCTTTTCTAATTCCAAATCTCGTTCGCCACCTCCTGCACCCCGAACCTTCACCTATATACCACTAGAGCGCCCTGAAACCGGCTACTCTGCTCAAACTGCCCGGTCTCGCGCCCCCTCTACCACAGCCAACTCCGTCTATTCCAGCCAACAAGACCCCGGCTGGCCGTCTGATTCCCACAACTCGTCGCGCGTGTCCTTCAACTCCAGGTCAGGCAGGCCAATGGCGGGCTTAATGGATGTTGACCGCACTCGGACGCGGAGAGACAGAACGTTCGTCGGCACTGAGTGCGCTATCTGCGACGAGCCACTGGAACATACCTTGCGCGGTGAACGTGTTCTCCAATTCTCCTGCACTCATGTTTCACATGAAGCCTGCTTCTACGAATATATTCGCGAATTCGAGGGCCAGTACTGCCCAACATGCGATGCGCCGTTAGGGCTTGATACTAGCCGTGGGGGAAATATGCTGGATCTCG AGAAGCTCAGCAATATTGTCCGCTCTGTGACTAGTGACGCTGCGACTCATCGAAGTGGCATGTCTAATCTTCCTCCCTGGGAACCTGTTCCAGCTCAAGCACGGCGGCCCAGTGATGCTGGAAGTCATGCAGGAAGCCGGCCTCATAACCGTGACAGTCGGGATACTTACGTCAGACGCGACAGCCGCGACAATAGCAGCCACCGCGAACGGGTCGAACGTCTGACCATGGGATCCCGCCAACATCACTCGCGGAACGGAAGTGTTGCTGGTTCATCGGACTATAATGAGTCGCATCAGCATGCCGCCAATGGAAGACGCCATGATTACGACGTGCAAGCTATGGAGTCTGACCTCAGCCCCCGTCCCGCCGTCACGAAGAATCCCATCCCGGCACCAACGGTGACAATCCGCAGCGAGTTCCCGACGCTTAATCGCTCACGCCAGCAGCAGTCTTTGACGTGTCTGATAACGGTGGAAGTGCCTGAGGGCAGCTGGCAGCCCGATGCAAGCGACCTAACTGCGAATGGCAAAGACCAGCCCCAAGACGAACCTTACGGCGCAATGCGTTTCCCCCCAAACCAGGAGCCGAAACCAGTACCTTATGAAAGCCAGGAGAACCTGGACGATCTGGCAGAGGACCTGCGGAACAAGGTGGACAATTGGCACGGCCTGGAATTCAACCG ATTCGGAAAGCTCCGCTTGCACGGCCACATGAGTGTGGGGAAAGACCGTACCTCCTGGCAGGAACTGGAATGTTATCTCTTCGGAGAAATGCTTATCTgcgtcaaggagaagaagaacacccAGCGCCGTCCGTATGACGATGAACAGTCTAAGCCGAAGCCAACCCGGTGCACCTTGAAGGGTTCCATTCTCATCAAGAAGCACCTGAACAGCATGGAAGCTGCCGCAGACGAGCCTATCCTTGCACTGAACCTGTCTGTCAGTGAGCTTCCCTGCTTTTACCTTCGTTTCCCGAATCGCAATCAGTTAGAGCTCTGGCGCCGTTCCCTACTCGACCTCCATCCCATTGAGAGCACGTCTCCAAACAATGATTACGACTATGATAATTCTGgcgcagaggaggaggaatacCGGAACAACCCAATCAAACGCCAGGCCTCGATCAACTCGTCTTACGGGGCAGCCCGATCAATCAACACGGCTATCACAGACTATACGAGCATGGGCAACGAGAGCCCAgcgccatccatccatattCCTCTCGACCTTGTAGTCGTGATTCCagtgtcttcttccatgcAAGGACTGAAGATCACGCTCCTTCGAGATGCACTAAGATTCCTCGTACAAAGCCTTGGCCCTCGCGACCGTATGGGACTGGTGACGTTTGGGTCTAGCAGTGGAGGCGTCCCAATAGTGGGAATGACCACCAAGTCTTGGGGTGGATGGCCCAAGATCCTTGAGTCCATCAGACCTGTCGGACAGAAGAGTCTTCGTGCAGATGTGGTCGAGGGTGCTAACGTGGCCATGGACTTGCTGATGCAACGAAAGTCGTCGAACCCCATCTCTACCATCCTTCTGATCAGTGATACATCCACCTCCGATCCCGATAGCGTTGATTTTGTTGTGTCCAGGGCTGAAGCTGCCAA GGTTAACATCCACTCCTTCGGCCTTGGGCTTACCCACAAACCGGACACTATTATTGAACTCTCTACTCGGACTAAAGGCTCATACGTCTACGTGAAGGACTGGATGATGCTTCGCGAGTGTGTCGCTGGTTGCTTGGGCGCACTACAGACTACCTCCCACCAGAACGTGAAGCTGAAGCTTCGTCTACCCGAGGGGTCTCCTGCCAAGTTCGTGAAGATTAGTGGAGCTCTGCATACCACAAAACGTGCTACTGGCCGTGATGCAGAGGCAGCTCTAGGAGACTTGCGCTTTGGCGACAAGCGTGACGTTCTGGTCCAGCTTGTTATACCTCCCGACAACTCCACGCAAGACACTACGCCTCAAGATGCCTGGGAGAGCCTGGTGTCAGGACTAGAGGCACTAGGGGGTATGTctgatggcgatgatcaGCGTGTGGCGAGCGTTGAGGAGGTCCCCCTGATCCAGGCAGACCTGACCTATGGTGACTTCCTGCGGGAAGGCCATCTTACTCATTCTCCAAGACCGTCGCTTTTGGCCATTACTATGCTTCCACCTAACCCGAAAGCCAAACCTGGTCGCCCGTCTAGCCCAcccatccctcctcatccatccatcgttCAACGACGCATGGAGCTTCTGACGTCCGACATGCTGACGCGGGCCTTGACCTTGGTGTCCCGTGGCCAGCATGACCGTGCGCAACACTTGTTGACCGAGACTCGCAGTATCCTGAAGGGCCTGGGCAAGGGtggtcttcctcctctgccccCCGGTGCCAGGCCAGCGGGTACCAGCGACTCCGGTAGCCGAGCAGACACTCCTACCTCTTCTTCACCCAAGTCGTCTATGTTTGACGGTCACTCGTCGGCGGCTTCGGATACGGCGACCATCACTTCTGTGTCTGCAGTCGATGGTCAGACCATGACGGCGTTGGACGCAGACCTGCAGTCGGCGCTGGAATGGATCAACCATCCTGCGGTATTCTCCAGAGACTCGCGCAAGGCTGTGTTGCAAGGCATCGGTGTAATCTCCTCGCAAAGGGCCTATACTTTCCGATCGCCGTCTGAGGCCCACTGGGCCCAGCGTGTGGCAGGTGTGCGACGCCTGACCGAACGATCCAAGGAATGGCGCGAGACTGGAGACGACGCGTTGACTGAAGAGTAA